A DNA window from Coffea arabica cultivar ET-39 chromosome 6c, Coffea Arabica ET-39 HiFi, whole genome shotgun sequence contains the following coding sequences:
- the LOC140008690 gene encoding uncharacterized mitochondrial protein AtMg00310-like, with the protein MGRIVLAKHVLSALSQCTFAMFRIPRTIAQAIDKYMVGFIWTGDVEGHGIHWKAWSILSVSEFKGGLGMRSTKEINRALVAKSALRIISQPETLFSRFFLYKYCRKASFLCVHVQLMPFGDGKVLWGRDLLKLGLKWRLINEAKIKLEDNWIPECQNPLRGIYDLPQLLNMRIADFIDVTTQWRELLIKVFFPIMVARNILTIYVPQCGGEDHMI; encoded by the coding sequence ATGGGACGAATTGTCTTAGCAAAGCATGTGCTAAGTGCCCTCTCACAGTGTACCTTTGCAATGTTTCGCATCCCCCGCACCATAGCTCAAGCGATTGACAAGTACATGGTGGGATTTATTTGGACTGGGGATGTTGAAGGACATGGGATCCATTGGAAAGCATGGTCTATCCTATCTGTGTCCGAGTTTAAAGGGGGCTTGGGAATGCGATCTACAAAGGAAATAAATAGAGCTTTAGTGGCTAAATCGGCTTTGAGAATAATTTCTCAACCGGAAACCCTGTTTAGCCGTTTTTTCTTATACAAGTATTGCAGGAAAGCTAGTTTTCTATGTGTGCATGTACAACTAATGCCATTTGGGGATGGCAAAGTATTGTGGGGAAGAGACTTACTGAAGCTGGGACTCAAGTGGCGATTAATAAACGAAGCAAAAATAAAGTTGGAGGATAACTGGATTCCTGAATGTCAAAATCCTCTTCGTGGTATTTACGATTTGCCCCAATTGCTGAACATGCGAATTGCGGATTTCATTGACGTCACTACACAATGGAGGGAGTTGCTGATCAAAGTGTTTTTTCCTATCATGGTAGCCCGTAACATCCTTACAATTTATGTTCCGCAATGTGGGGGAGAGGATCACATGATATGA
- the LOC140008689 gene encoding uncharacterized protein, translating to MVKLAKPKTPADAIEAAKLQERNLRALQKIHKAPSYSPSYQKPLLKAPHHPKFPDKIPSYPKLPDKQIPKTCHNHYNTQNQFKRLTPAELNLGREKGLCFKCAEPYTIGHFCKQSHLNLLVMEEKEMPTTEEEGGRKGETEVFCDCIEGELENEHIEVSIHALAGGSEHKTIRIKGMIRGKTIIALVDSGSTHCFMDEQVAKSLNLGTKCGALSVRVANGERLQSRSITKPVTWKMQGYEFQHHFNTLRLGGCDMILGVDWLARYSPMEFDFRGLSMRFKKGKQQVELKGEGNAVQLKLIRGGRLYKWTRKQAYGILAQVSAVEDKEPDPEPTSPEMEKLLQRFKDVFQEPQGLTPERSQDHCITLKEGAKPFQMRPYRCPYIQKSEIEKLVQEMLQSGIIQLSSSPFASPVLLVKKKDGSWRFCVDYR from the coding sequence ATGGTAAAACTTGCCAAACCTAAAACACCGGCGGATGCTATAGAGGCTGCCAAACTGCAGGAGAGGAACCTGAGAGCATTGCAGAAAATCCACAAAGCCCCTTCCTATAGCCCCAGCTACCAGAAACCCCTGCTTAAAGCCCCACACCACCCCAAATTTCCTGACAAAATCCCAAGCTACCCCAAATTACCTGATAAACAAATCCCCAAAACCTGCCATAACCACTATAATACTCAGAACCAATTCAAAAGACTCACCCCAGCAGAGCTCAACCTTGGGAGGGAAAAGGGACTCTGCTTCAAATGTGCTGAACCATATACTATTGGGCATTTTTGTAAACAATCCCATTTAAACTTGTTAGTTATGGAGGAGAAAGAGATGCCAACTACTGAGGAAGAAGGGGGGAGAAAAGGGGAGACTGAGGTATTTTGTGACTGTATTGAGGGAGAATTAGAAAATGAGCATATAGAAGTTTCTATCCATGCTTTGGCAGGAGGGAGTGAGCACAAAACCATCAGGATAAAGGGGATGATTAGAGGGAAGACCATTATTGCCCTGGTTGACAGTGGCAGTACACATTGCTTCATGGATGAACAAGTGGCTAAGAGTTTGAATTTGGGAACTAAATGTGGAGCTCTGTCAGTTAGGGTGGCCAATGGAGAAAGGCTGCAGTCTAGGAGCATCACCAAGCCTGTAACATGGAAGATGCAGGGATATGAGTTCCAACACCATTTCAATACTCTAAGGTTAGGGGGGTGCGATATGATACTAGGAGTTGATTGGTTAGCTAGATACAGTCCAATGGAGTTTGACTTCAGAGGACTAAGTATGAGGTTCAAAAAGGGTAAGCAGCAAGTTGAACTAAAGGGGGAGGGCAATGCAGTACAGTTGAAGCTAATAAGGGGGGGTAGACTATACAAGTGGACCAGGAAACAAGCATATGGGATTCTGGCACAAGTGAGTGCAGTAGAAGATAAAGAGCCAGACCCTGAGCCAACATCACCAGAAATGGAGAAGTTACTGCAGAGGTTTAAGGATGTATTTCAAGAACCTCAAGGACTAACCCCTGAGAGGAGCCAGGATCACTGCATCACTCTCAAAGAGGGAGCAAAGCCATTCCAGATGAGGCCCTATAGGTGTCCCTACATCCAGAAGTCTGAGATTGAGAAACTAGTGCAGGAAATGCTGCAATCTGGGATCATTCAGCTGAGTAGCAGTCCTTTTGCTTCACCAGTACTTCTGGTCAAAAAGAAAGATGGCTCATGGAGATTCTGTGTGGATTACAGATAG